A region from the Drosophila ananassae strain 14024-0371.13 chromosome 2L, ASM1763931v2, whole genome shotgun sequence genome encodes:
- the LOC6501570 gene encoding WD repeat-containing protein 44 isoform X2: protein MSKLETDSDSSEEFFDAEDTTPNRHATLSRKLPHDVAQEFIFPEPAVRVNAAASSDSDATPIGAGTPATRSPTNSLGARLKQQDAGVFAEPKPLSGPNSSTDGIFTNRSTHPFKVIETDAMSIQSMTSLGRVGRILAGSIDPSAISVDRESLASLNAQLQSQQKQQAQQALPISTVNSSTLPTSGNSSSASNTPRVSPKHMQSQEVVVESAGVASASATLQSSASTGIMLQEPDVIASTKLAQSKTTDSITSSGPVAPPRRKKKSRNFSNSSSEHFGLVPADTEDTDSDTRSVKSVQKLCDDILEFESNDANTSASTNTLTCSSTNTIVSATASITAVSTSLPPTNTIQMRTMAASVTISGSKPSHSLGSSSTSVHSKQSPSNSGKSNSAPGRVSSIDPNQGLNLFKAIQGGYVVKPRDEASNKAQGPPQDEIERIEKMLMENANRPKLAGTGSNSLGSATRYPALLRGVNDKERRKSAGDEDELKQMNIYVRTRTSSGKQLTDFEILEQVPVKNLDTGENMPLSEMRSPPVPEGWNPLSLHILKLTSHLEVIQKESDEESVVGIPPSIEGQQPDEEELETEDGSRLKKKTARIKRFFGTTMRKTVDKAKSIASEVSHARHKEDVADIVDAMNPEQNIKIKASSSNKGPYEFTKLQHVQDLSGEDTSAVWCMKFSSCGRLLATAGQDKVLRIWVLKDAYPFFQDMRNKYNADQKSSPTPSQESLVSQHSAEEAIAMATAAEKCPGPFMPKPFCTYNGHTSDLLDVSWSKNYFILSSSMDKTVRLWHISRKECLCCFQHIDFVTAIAFHPRDDRYFLSGSLDGKLRLWNIPDKKVALWNEVDGQTKLITAANFCQNGQFAVVGSYDGRCIFYNTDQLKYHTQIHVRSTRGKNRIGRKISGIEPMPGEDKILVTSNDSRVRLYDLRDLNLSCKYKGYLNVSSQIKGSFSHDGKYIIAGSENQCIYIWKTNHDYSKLSSVRRDRSDFWEGIKAHNATVTCAIFAPHPEAIIKPEPDEISNEKVAHNQPDPLVEQHKKGCGYVLVSADFNGAIKVFINKTKPKHSSLPYTAIAD, encoded by the exons ATGAGTAAGCTGGAAACGGACTCGGATAGCTCTGAAGAATTTTTCGATGCCGAAGACACAACGCCCAATCGTCATGCGACCCTCAG CCGAAAACTGCCGCACGATGTCGCGCAGGAATTTATATTCCCCGAACCCGCGGTGAGGGTTAATGCAGCTGCTTCCTCGGACAGCGATGCCACTCCCATTGGCGCAGGAACGCCCGCCACTAGAAGTCCAACGAATAGTTTGGGGGCTCGGCTAAAGCAACAGGATGCGGGAGTCTTCGCAGAACCCAAACCATTGTCTGGACCA AATAGTTCCACAGATGGCATCTTCACCAACCGATCGACGCATCCATTTAAGGTCATCGAGACCGATGCGATGAGTATACAGAGCATGACATCGCTCGGACGTGTGGGCAGAATATTGGCTGGCAGCATTGATCCATCCG ctatcAGCGTAGATCGGGAGTCTCTTGCCTCGTTGAATGCGCAGCTGCAGTCTCAGCAAAAGCAGCAAGCCCAGCAGGCGCTTCCCATATCGACTGTCAACTCTTCAACGCTTCCGACATCTGGTAACTCCTCCTCTGCGTCTAATACGCCTCGGGTTTCGCCCAAGCATATGCAAAGTCAAGAGGTGGTAGTTGAAAGTGCTGGTGTGGCAAGTGCGTCTGCAACACTGCAATCTTCGGCCTCTACAGGTATTATGCTCCAAGAACCGGATGTGATAGCGAGCACCAAGCTGGCTCAGTCTAAAACAACAGATTCCATCACCTCTTCAGGACCCGTGGCACCGCCACGAAGAAAAAAGAAGTCACGAAACTTCTCCAATAGTTCCTCGGAGCATTTTGGTCTCGTGCCGGCTGATACGGAAGACACCGATAGCGATACCCGCTCCGTGAAGAGTGTGCAAAAGTTGTGCGATGACATTTTGGAGTTTGAAAGCAATGATGCAAATACTTCGGCGTCTACGAATACCCTAACCTGCTCCTCAACGAATACGATAGTTTCGGCTACAGCTTCGATTACGGCGGTTTCTACATCTCTACCACCAACCAATACTATTCAAATGCGAACTATGGCCGCGTCAGTGACGATTTCCGGATCGAAACCATCGCATTCCTTGGGCAGCAGCTCGACATCGGTTCACTCCAAACAGAGTCCCTCGAACTCTGGAAAGAGTAACTCAGCACCAGGACGTGTTAG TTCCATCGACCCGAATCAGGGTCTCAATCTCTTCAAGGCGATTCAGGGCGGATACGTTGTTAAACCACGGGATGAGGCAAGCAACAAGGCGCAGGGTCCGCCGCAGGATGAGATCGAGCGAATCGAAAAAATGCTAATGGAGAACGCCAACCGCCCGAAATTGGCAGGCACGGGCTCTAACAGCTTGGGCAGTGCTACGCG CTATCCGGCTTTGTTACGCGGCGTCAACGACAAGGAGCGCCGTAAGTCTGCTGGAGACGAGGATGAGCTCAAGCAGATGAACATTTACGTGCGAACTAGAACGAGTTCTGGCAAGCAGCTTACCGATTTTGAAATACTCGAACAAGTTCCTGTAAAGAATTTAGACACCGGCGAGAATATGCCTCTCTCTGAAATGCGATCACCACCCGTGCCGGAAGGCTGGAATCCGCTTTCCCTGCATATTCTGAAATTAACCTCGCATTTGGAGGTTATCCAAAAAGAGTCCGACGAAGAGAGCGTAGTTGGCATACCGCCGAGTATCGAAGGCCAGCAGCCCGACGAAGAGGAACTTGAAACAGAAGACGGCAGTCGACTGAAGAAGAAAACAGCTCGAATCAAACGCTTCTTTGGCACCACAATGCGTAAAACTGTGGACAAGGCCAAGTCCATTGCATCGGAGGTGTCGCATGCGCGACACAAGGAGGATGTGGCGGACATAGTAGACGCCATGAACCCCGAACAGAATATTAAGATTAAGGCATCATCATCGAATAAGGGTCCGTATGAGTTCACCAAGCTGCAGCATGTCCAGGATTTGAGCGGGGAGGACACCAGCGCTGTGTGGTGCATGAAGTTCAGCTCCTGTGGCCGGTTACTGGCGACTGCTGGCCAGGACAAGGTTCTTCGAATTTGGGTTCTTAAAGATGCCTATCCATTTTTTCAG GACATGCGCAACAAATACAACGCCGATCAGAAGTCCTCGCCCACTCCTTCACAGGAATCGCTTGTTTCCCAGCATTCGGCAGAGGAGGCCATTGCCATGGCCACGGCTGCGGAGAAGTGCCCTGGTCCGTTTATGCCCAAGCCCTTCTGCACCTACAACGGCCACACCTCAGATTTGCTCGACGTCAGCTGGTCGAAGAATTATTTCATACTGTCAAGCAGTATGGACAAAACTGTCCGACTCTGGCACATTTCCAGAAAGGAGTGCCTCTGCTGTTTTCAGCACATCGATTTTGTCACCGCTATTGCGTTCCATCCACGCGACGATCGCTACTTTTTGAGTGGCAGTCTCGACGGCAAGCTGAGGTTGTGGAATATACCTGACAAGAAGGTGGCACTGTGGAATGAGGTGGATGGCCAGACCAAGCTTATAACGGCAGCCAACTTCTGCCAAAATGGTCAGTTTGCCGTAGTCGGGAGCTATGATGGACGATGCATATTTTATAATACGGATCAGTTGAAATACCACACGCAGATCCACGTAAGATCCACCCGTGGAAAGAATCGAATTGGAAGGAAAATCAGTGGAATAGAACCCATGCCTGGAGAGGACAAGATCCTAGTCACTTCGAATGACAGCAGAGTCCGCCTCTATGACTTGAGGGACTTAAATTTGTCCTGCAAATACAAGGGTTATCTCAATGTTTCTTCGCAAATCAAGGGTTCCTTCAGCCATGATGGAAAGTATATTATTGCCGGATCCGAGAATCAATGCATCTACATATGGAAAACCAATCACGATTACTCGAAATTAAGTTCG GTACGTCGGGATCGCAGCGACTTTTGGGAGGGCATTAAAGCACACAATGCTACTGTGACTTGTGCCATATTTGCGCCACACCCAGAGGCAATCATCAAGCCAGAACCAGATGAAATCTCCAATGAAAAG GTGGCTCACAATCAGCCGGATCCACTTGTAGAGCAGCACAAAAAGGGATGCGGATATGTGCTTGTTAGCGCCGATTTCAATGGCGCCATTAAGGTGTTCATTAACAAGACGAAGCCGAAACATAGCAGTCTACCATACACGGCCATTGCGGATTAG
- the LOC6501570 gene encoding WD repeat-containing protein 44 isoform X1 — MSKLETDSDSSEEFFDAEDTTPNRHATLSRKLPHDVAQEFIFPEPAVRVNAAASSDSDATPIGAGTPATRSPTNSLGARLKQQDAGVFAEPKPLSGPYGRQRFHELRQCMQNDEDDNPGNTLTPDSQNSSTDGIFTNRSTHPFKVIETDAMSIQSMTSLGRVGRILAGSIDPSAISVDRESLASLNAQLQSQQKQQAQQALPISTVNSSTLPTSGNSSSASNTPRVSPKHMQSQEVVVESAGVASASATLQSSASTGIMLQEPDVIASTKLAQSKTTDSITSSGPVAPPRRKKKSRNFSNSSSEHFGLVPADTEDTDSDTRSVKSVQKLCDDILEFESNDANTSASTNTLTCSSTNTIVSATASITAVSTSLPPTNTIQMRTMAASVTISGSKPSHSLGSSSTSVHSKQSPSNSGKSNSAPGRVSSIDPNQGLNLFKAIQGGYVVKPRDEASNKAQGPPQDEIERIEKMLMENANRPKLAGTGSNSLGSATRYPALLRGVNDKERRKSAGDEDELKQMNIYVRTRTSSGKQLTDFEILEQVPVKNLDTGENMPLSEMRSPPVPEGWNPLSLHILKLTSHLEVIQKESDEESVVGIPPSIEGQQPDEEELETEDGSRLKKKTARIKRFFGTTMRKTVDKAKSIASEVSHARHKEDVADIVDAMNPEQNIKIKASSSNKGPYEFTKLQHVQDLSGEDTSAVWCMKFSSCGRLLATAGQDKVLRIWVLKDAYPFFQDMRNKYNADQKSSPTPSQESLVSQHSAEEAIAMATAAEKCPGPFMPKPFCTYNGHTSDLLDVSWSKNYFILSSSMDKTVRLWHISRKECLCCFQHIDFVTAIAFHPRDDRYFLSGSLDGKLRLWNIPDKKVALWNEVDGQTKLITAANFCQNGQFAVVGSYDGRCIFYNTDQLKYHTQIHVRSTRGKNRIGRKISGIEPMPGEDKILVTSNDSRVRLYDLRDLNLSCKYKGYLNVSSQIKGSFSHDGKYIIAGSENQCIYIWKTNHDYSKLSSVRRDRSDFWEGIKAHNATVTCAIFAPHPEAIIKPEPDEISNEKVAHNQPDPLVEQHKKGCGYVLVSADFNGAIKVFINKTKPKHSSLPYTAIAD, encoded by the exons ATGAGTAAGCTGGAAACGGACTCGGATAGCTCTGAAGAATTTTTCGATGCCGAAGACACAACGCCCAATCGTCATGCGACCCTCAG CCGAAAACTGCCGCACGATGTCGCGCAGGAATTTATATTCCCCGAACCCGCGGTGAGGGTTAATGCAGCTGCTTCCTCGGACAGCGATGCCACTCCCATTGGCGCAGGAACGCCCGCCACTAGAAGTCCAACGAATAGTTTGGGGGCTCGGCTAAAGCAACAGGATGCGGGAGTCTTCGCAGAACCCAAACCATTGTCTGGACCA TATGGTAGACAGCGCTTTCACGAACTACGTCAGTGCATGCAAAACGATGAAGACGATAATCCAGGAAACACACTCACACCTGATTCTCAG AATAGTTCCACAGATGGCATCTTCACCAACCGATCGACGCATCCATTTAAGGTCATCGAGACCGATGCGATGAGTATACAGAGCATGACATCGCTCGGACGTGTGGGCAGAATATTGGCTGGCAGCATTGATCCATCCG ctatcAGCGTAGATCGGGAGTCTCTTGCCTCGTTGAATGCGCAGCTGCAGTCTCAGCAAAAGCAGCAAGCCCAGCAGGCGCTTCCCATATCGACTGTCAACTCTTCAACGCTTCCGACATCTGGTAACTCCTCCTCTGCGTCTAATACGCCTCGGGTTTCGCCCAAGCATATGCAAAGTCAAGAGGTGGTAGTTGAAAGTGCTGGTGTGGCAAGTGCGTCTGCAACACTGCAATCTTCGGCCTCTACAGGTATTATGCTCCAAGAACCGGATGTGATAGCGAGCACCAAGCTGGCTCAGTCTAAAACAACAGATTCCATCACCTCTTCAGGACCCGTGGCACCGCCACGAAGAAAAAAGAAGTCACGAAACTTCTCCAATAGTTCCTCGGAGCATTTTGGTCTCGTGCCGGCTGATACGGAAGACACCGATAGCGATACCCGCTCCGTGAAGAGTGTGCAAAAGTTGTGCGATGACATTTTGGAGTTTGAAAGCAATGATGCAAATACTTCGGCGTCTACGAATACCCTAACCTGCTCCTCAACGAATACGATAGTTTCGGCTACAGCTTCGATTACGGCGGTTTCTACATCTCTACCACCAACCAATACTATTCAAATGCGAACTATGGCCGCGTCAGTGACGATTTCCGGATCGAAACCATCGCATTCCTTGGGCAGCAGCTCGACATCGGTTCACTCCAAACAGAGTCCCTCGAACTCTGGAAAGAGTAACTCAGCACCAGGACGTGTTAG TTCCATCGACCCGAATCAGGGTCTCAATCTCTTCAAGGCGATTCAGGGCGGATACGTTGTTAAACCACGGGATGAGGCAAGCAACAAGGCGCAGGGTCCGCCGCAGGATGAGATCGAGCGAATCGAAAAAATGCTAATGGAGAACGCCAACCGCCCGAAATTGGCAGGCACGGGCTCTAACAGCTTGGGCAGTGCTACGCG CTATCCGGCTTTGTTACGCGGCGTCAACGACAAGGAGCGCCGTAAGTCTGCTGGAGACGAGGATGAGCTCAAGCAGATGAACATTTACGTGCGAACTAGAACGAGTTCTGGCAAGCAGCTTACCGATTTTGAAATACTCGAACAAGTTCCTGTAAAGAATTTAGACACCGGCGAGAATATGCCTCTCTCTGAAATGCGATCACCACCCGTGCCGGAAGGCTGGAATCCGCTTTCCCTGCATATTCTGAAATTAACCTCGCATTTGGAGGTTATCCAAAAAGAGTCCGACGAAGAGAGCGTAGTTGGCATACCGCCGAGTATCGAAGGCCAGCAGCCCGACGAAGAGGAACTTGAAACAGAAGACGGCAGTCGACTGAAGAAGAAAACAGCTCGAATCAAACGCTTCTTTGGCACCACAATGCGTAAAACTGTGGACAAGGCCAAGTCCATTGCATCGGAGGTGTCGCATGCGCGACACAAGGAGGATGTGGCGGACATAGTAGACGCCATGAACCCCGAACAGAATATTAAGATTAAGGCATCATCATCGAATAAGGGTCCGTATGAGTTCACCAAGCTGCAGCATGTCCAGGATTTGAGCGGGGAGGACACCAGCGCTGTGTGGTGCATGAAGTTCAGCTCCTGTGGCCGGTTACTGGCGACTGCTGGCCAGGACAAGGTTCTTCGAATTTGGGTTCTTAAAGATGCCTATCCATTTTTTCAG GACATGCGCAACAAATACAACGCCGATCAGAAGTCCTCGCCCACTCCTTCACAGGAATCGCTTGTTTCCCAGCATTCGGCAGAGGAGGCCATTGCCATGGCCACGGCTGCGGAGAAGTGCCCTGGTCCGTTTATGCCCAAGCCCTTCTGCACCTACAACGGCCACACCTCAGATTTGCTCGACGTCAGCTGGTCGAAGAATTATTTCATACTGTCAAGCAGTATGGACAAAACTGTCCGACTCTGGCACATTTCCAGAAAGGAGTGCCTCTGCTGTTTTCAGCACATCGATTTTGTCACCGCTATTGCGTTCCATCCACGCGACGATCGCTACTTTTTGAGTGGCAGTCTCGACGGCAAGCTGAGGTTGTGGAATATACCTGACAAGAAGGTGGCACTGTGGAATGAGGTGGATGGCCAGACCAAGCTTATAACGGCAGCCAACTTCTGCCAAAATGGTCAGTTTGCCGTAGTCGGGAGCTATGATGGACGATGCATATTTTATAATACGGATCAGTTGAAATACCACACGCAGATCCACGTAAGATCCACCCGTGGAAAGAATCGAATTGGAAGGAAAATCAGTGGAATAGAACCCATGCCTGGAGAGGACAAGATCCTAGTCACTTCGAATGACAGCAGAGTCCGCCTCTATGACTTGAGGGACTTAAATTTGTCCTGCAAATACAAGGGTTATCTCAATGTTTCTTCGCAAATCAAGGGTTCCTTCAGCCATGATGGAAAGTATATTATTGCCGGATCCGAGAATCAATGCATCTACATATGGAAAACCAATCACGATTACTCGAAATTAAGTTCG GTACGTCGGGATCGCAGCGACTTTTGGGAGGGCATTAAAGCACACAATGCTACTGTGACTTGTGCCATATTTGCGCCACACCCAGAGGCAATCATCAAGCCAGAACCAGATGAAATCTCCAATGAAAAG GTGGCTCACAATCAGCCGGATCCACTTGTAGAGCAGCACAAAAAGGGATGCGGATATGTGCTTGTTAGCGCCGATTTCAATGGCGCCATTAAGGTGTTCATTAACAAGACGAAGCCGAAACATAGCAGTCTACCATACACGGCCATTGCGGATTAG